Proteins from a single region of Gossypium arboreum isolate Shixiya-1 chromosome 1, ASM2569848v2, whole genome shotgun sequence:
- the LOC108483758 gene encoding probable anion transporter 4, chloroplastic isoform X2 codes for MNSTLSLNRPVQNYTLGSFKNPKLIEARPSRHQLCSHLIDFSKLKWFGNVNSRTGSSVQQQLRDYSGESRRITSRRIRVSSNDAQFGSFPNKGGTESSSFAEFITSERVKVVAMLALSLALCNADRVVMSVAIVPLSLAHGWSRSFSGIVQSSFLWGYLISPIAGGTLVDYYGGKAVMACGVTLWSLATFLTPWAAENSLLALLFARAMLGVAEGVALPCMNNMIARWFPSTERARAVAMAMAGFQLGNAIGLTLSPILMSQGGIFGPFVIFGLCGFLWVLVWLSATSSTPDRSPQISKYELDYIMNKRQKSHAVESKPKTKMIPPFRRLLSKMPTWSLIVANAMHSWGFFVILSWMPIYFNSVHHVDLRQAAWFSAVPWCMMALTGYLAGLWSDTLIRNGTSITLTRKIMQSIGFVGPAVALVGLTAAKTPSTASAWLSLAVGLKAFSHCGFLVNLQEIAPHYSGVLHGLSNTAGTFAAIFGTVGAGFFVELVGSFQGFLLLTSLLYFLAALFYIKFSTGERVNFDESDS; via the exons ATGAACTCAACACTCAGTTTAAACCGACCGGTTCAAAATTATACTCTCGGCAGCTTTAAAAACCCTAAATTGATCGAAGCTAGGCCTTCTAGACATCAGTTATGTTCTCATTTGATCGACTTTTCAAAGCTTAAATGGTTCGGAAATGTAAATTCGAGGACCGGTTCGAGTGTTCAGCAGCAGCTACGAGATTACTCGGGTGAATCGAGAAGAATTACGTCTCGTCGAATTAGGGTTTCGTCCAACGATGCTCAGTTCGGTTCGTTTCCTAACAAAGGCGGGACTGAGTCATCGAGTTTTGCCGAGTTTATCACATCCGAGCGTGTTAAAGTGGTGGCGATGCTGGCTTTATCTCTGGCGCTTTGTAATGCGGATAGAGTCGTGATGTCAGTGGCGATTGTGCCGTTGTCACTTGCTCATGGGTGGAGCCGGTCGTTTTCCGGTATTGTTCAG TCATCCTTTCTGTGGGGTTACTTAATTTCACCAATAGCAGGAGGGACATTAGTGGACTATTATGGTGGTAAGGCTGTAATGGCATGTGGTGTGACATTGTGGTCATTAGCTACATTTCTTACACCCTGGGCTGCTGAAAACTCTTTATTGGCATTACTTTTTGCAAGAGCTATGCTTGGTGTTGCAGAAGGTGTAGCTCTTCCTTGCATGAACAATATGATAGCAAG ATGGTTTCCATCAACAGAACGTGCAAGGGCTGTTGCAATGGCAATGGCTGGGTTTCAGCTTGGAAATGCAATAGGACTCACTTTGTCCCCAATTCTCATGTCCCAAGGTGGTATATTCGGACCATTTGTGATATTCGGACTGTGTGGATTTCTTTGGGTTTTAGTATGGCTATCTGCAACCTCAAGTACCCCCGATCGAAGTCCCCAGATCTCAAAATATGAGTTGGATTACATAATGAACAAGAGACAGAAATCCCATGCAGTGGAAAGCAAGCCTAAGACCAAAATGATCCCTCCATTCAGAAGATTgctttctaaaatgccaacatggTCCCTAATTGTTGCAAATGCCATGCATAGCTGG GGCTTCTTTGTTATTCTCTCATGGATGCCTATCTACTTTAACTCG GTCCATCATGTTGATCTCAGACAAGCAGCATGGTTTAGTGCTGTTCCATGGTGCATGATGGCACTAACAGGATACTTAGCTGGTTTATGGTCAGACACATTGATAAGGAATGGTACCAGTATCACTTTGACTCGCAAGATCATGCAG TCCATTGGTTTTGTTGGTCCTGCGGTTGCTCTTGTTGGCTTAACTGCAGCAAAAACTCCTTCAACTGCATCTGCTTGGCTCAGTCTAGCTGTTGGACTTAAAGCATTCAGTCATTGTGGTTTCCTTGTCAACCTTCAG GAGATTGCTCCACATTATTCTGGTGTTTTACACG GATTGTCAAATACTGCCGGAACATTCGCTGCTATTTTTGGAACGGTTGGAGCTGGTTTCTTTGTGGAGCTGGTGGGATCATTCCAAGGATTTTTGTTGCTTACATCGCTCTTATACTTCCTTGCTGCTCTATTCTACATTAAATTTTCCACTGGAGAGAGAGTCAACTTTGATGAATCTG ATTCATGA
- the LOC108483758 gene encoding probable anion transporter 4, chloroplastic isoform X1 translates to MNSTLSLNRPVQNYTLGSFKNPKLIEARPSRHQLCSHLIDFSKLKWFGNVNSRTGSSVQQQLRDYSGESRRITSRRIRVSSNDAQFGSFPNKGGTESSSFAEFITSERVKVVAMLALSLALCNADRVVMSVAIVPLSLAHGWSRSFSGIVQSSFLWGYLISPIAGGTLVDYYGGKAVMACGVTLWSLATFLTPWAAENSLLALLFARAMLGVAEGVALPCMNNMIARWFPSTERARAVAMAMAGFQLGNAIGLTLSPILMSQGGIFGPFVIFGLCGFLWVLVWLSATSSTPDRSPQISKYELDYIMNKRQKSHAVESKPKTKMIPPFRRLLSKMPTWSLIVANAMHSWGFFVILSWMPIYFNSVHHVDLRQAAWFSAVPWCMMALTGYLAGLWSDTLIRNGTSITLTRKIMQSIGFVGPAVALVGLTAAKTPSTASAWLSLAVGLKAFSHCGFLVNLQEIAPHYSGVLHGLSNTAGTFAAIFGTVGAGFFVELVGSFQGFLLLTSLLYFLAALFYIKFSTGERVNFDESADS, encoded by the exons ATGAACTCAACACTCAGTTTAAACCGACCGGTTCAAAATTATACTCTCGGCAGCTTTAAAAACCCTAAATTGATCGAAGCTAGGCCTTCTAGACATCAGTTATGTTCTCATTTGATCGACTTTTCAAAGCTTAAATGGTTCGGAAATGTAAATTCGAGGACCGGTTCGAGTGTTCAGCAGCAGCTACGAGATTACTCGGGTGAATCGAGAAGAATTACGTCTCGTCGAATTAGGGTTTCGTCCAACGATGCTCAGTTCGGTTCGTTTCCTAACAAAGGCGGGACTGAGTCATCGAGTTTTGCCGAGTTTATCACATCCGAGCGTGTTAAAGTGGTGGCGATGCTGGCTTTATCTCTGGCGCTTTGTAATGCGGATAGAGTCGTGATGTCAGTGGCGATTGTGCCGTTGTCACTTGCTCATGGGTGGAGCCGGTCGTTTTCCGGTATTGTTCAG TCATCCTTTCTGTGGGGTTACTTAATTTCACCAATAGCAGGAGGGACATTAGTGGACTATTATGGTGGTAAGGCTGTAATGGCATGTGGTGTGACATTGTGGTCATTAGCTACATTTCTTACACCCTGGGCTGCTGAAAACTCTTTATTGGCATTACTTTTTGCAAGAGCTATGCTTGGTGTTGCAGAAGGTGTAGCTCTTCCTTGCATGAACAATATGATAGCAAG ATGGTTTCCATCAACAGAACGTGCAAGGGCTGTTGCAATGGCAATGGCTGGGTTTCAGCTTGGAAATGCAATAGGACTCACTTTGTCCCCAATTCTCATGTCCCAAGGTGGTATATTCGGACCATTTGTGATATTCGGACTGTGTGGATTTCTTTGGGTTTTAGTATGGCTATCTGCAACCTCAAGTACCCCCGATCGAAGTCCCCAGATCTCAAAATATGAGTTGGATTACATAATGAACAAGAGACAGAAATCCCATGCAGTGGAAAGCAAGCCTAAGACCAAAATGATCCCTCCATTCAGAAGATTgctttctaaaatgccaacatggTCCCTAATTGTTGCAAATGCCATGCATAGCTGG GGCTTCTTTGTTATTCTCTCATGGATGCCTATCTACTTTAACTCG GTCCATCATGTTGATCTCAGACAAGCAGCATGGTTTAGTGCTGTTCCATGGTGCATGATGGCACTAACAGGATACTTAGCTGGTTTATGGTCAGACACATTGATAAGGAATGGTACCAGTATCACTTTGACTCGCAAGATCATGCAG TCCATTGGTTTTGTTGGTCCTGCGGTTGCTCTTGTTGGCTTAACTGCAGCAAAAACTCCTTCAACTGCATCTGCTTGGCTCAGTCTAGCTGTTGGACTTAAAGCATTCAGTCATTGTGGTTTCCTTGTCAACCTTCAG GAGATTGCTCCACATTATTCTGGTGTTTTACACG GATTGTCAAATACTGCCGGAACATTCGCTGCTATTTTTGGAACGGTTGGAGCTGGTTTCTTTGTGGAGCTGGTGGGATCATTCCAAGGATTTTTGTTGCTTACATCGCTCTTATACTTCCTTGCTGCTCTATTCTACATTAAATTTTCCACTGGAGAGAGAGTCAACTTTGATGAATCTG CAGATTCATGA